The Jiangella sp. DSM 45060 genome contains the following window.
GCCGGAGGAGGGGTCGTCGGAGGTGATGATCTCGGACACGCTGGCGCTCGCGCTGCGCGGGCCCGTGCTCGAGGCCGGCGACCGCCGCATGCTGGAGGCGTTCGCCGCGCACGCCACCGCCGTGCTGGAGCGGGAACGGCTGCGCGAGCGGGCCGAGGAGGCGCGCCGGCTGGAGGAGGGCGACGCCATCCGCACGGCGCTGCTGGCCGCCGTCTCGCACGACCTGCGCACCCCGCTCGCGGCGATCAAGGCCGGCGTCTCGAGCCTGCGCCAGGACGACGTCGTGTTCGACCCCGCCGACCAGGCCGAGCTGCTGGCCACGGTGGGTTCGGCGACGGACTCGCTGGAACGGCTGATCGACAACCTGCTGGATCTGTCCCGGCTGGAGACCGACACCGTCCGCCCGGTCGCGCGGCCGGCGGCGCTGGACGAGGTCGTGCCACGGGCGGTCGCGTCGGTGCCGGCCGGCACGGTCGTGCTGGACGTGCCCGAGTCGCTGCCGCTGCTGACGACCGACGCCGGGCTGCTGGAGCGGGCGCTGGCCAACGTCGTGGAGAACGCGGTGCGCTACTCGCCGGCCGGGGTTCCGGTGACGGTGTCGGCGGCCGTCATCCGGTCGGAGGTCGAGCTGCGCGTCGTCGACCGCGGCCCGGGCATCGGCGAGGCCGGCAAGGCGTCGATGTTCCGGCCGTTCCAGCGGCTCGGCGACAGCACGGCCGGCACGGGCGGATCGGTCGGTCTCGGGCTGGCTGTGGCGCGCGGCTTCGTCGAGGCGCTCGGCGGCACCCTGACGGCCGACGACACCCCGGGCGGCGGACTGACGATGGTGCTGCGGCTGCCGCTGGAGCGTGCCTCGTGACCGGCCCGCGCGTCCTCGTCGTCGACGACGTCCCGGCGCTGACCAGGGCGCTGGCGATCAACCTGAAGGCGCGCGGCTGGGACGTCGTCACCGCCGCCGACGGACGGGGCGCGCTGGAGGCCGCCGCCCGCCGGCACCCCGACGTCGTCGTGCTCGACCTCGGGCTGCCGGACCTGAGCGGCATCGACGTGATCGCCGGGCTGCGCGGCTGGACCAGCGTGCCGATCATCGTGCTGTCGGCGCGGCAGGACTCCGCCGACAAGGTGCGCGCCCTCGACGCCGGCGCCGACGACTACGTCACCAAGCCGTTCGACATGGAGGAGCTGCTGGCCCGGCTGCGCGCCGCCTGGCGCCGCTCGCTGCCCGTCGCCGGCGGTGACGCCGTCGTCACCGCCGGCGAGCTGACCATCGACCTCGCCCGGAAGAAGGTCTCCCGGTCCGGCGCCGACGTCCGCCTGACCCCGACCGAGTGGCACCTGCTGGAGGTGCTGGTCCGCAACGCCGGCACCCTGGTGTCGCGGCAGCAGCTGCTGCGGGAGGTCTGGGGGCCGGCGTACTCGAAGGAGACCGGCTACCTGCGCGTCTACACCGCGCAGCTGCGGCGCAAGCTGGAGCCCGACCCGTCCCACCCGGTGCACCTCATCACCGAGCCGAGCATGGGCTACCGGTTCGAGCCGTGACGCCTTGGCACGGCGGGCGCACCCTTGGCACGCCGGGGTGCACCTGCCGCGCCCGTTTCGTCCCGTTTGTGGAGCACGCCGGCGTGCCAAGGCCGGGCCTGTGGACAGCGAGGCGCACGATGCCCGGGCCTGTGGACAGCGAAACGCACGCATCGGTGAACTCGGGCAGGCTGGGCCGACGTGACCGTACGGATCGGCGTGGCCGGGGTGTGCACCATCGCGGAGCTGCGCGCTCGCGGCATGAGCGCGGGCGCGCAGCGGCACGCCGTCGCGACCGGACGGCTGGTTCGTCTGCGCCGCGGCGTCTACTGCGACGGCGCCGTGTGGCGGGCCAGCGCGCGGCGACCGGCCGACCGGCATGTCGTCGAGGCGTGCGCGGCCTGGCTCGCACTCGGCCGGCGCGGCTGGGCGACGGGGTACTCCGCGGCCGTGATCGCCGGCCTGCCCGTGCCGCACGGCGAGCCGCGGCAGCTCCGGTTCTCGCTGCCCCGGCGCCCGCACGGCCGGCGTGCCTACCCCGGCATGCGGCTGCGCACCGCCGGGGTCGACGAGGCGGACGTGCTGCTGATCAACGGAGTGCCGGTGACGGCGCCCGCCCGCACGGCACTGGACGTCGCCCGCGAACACGGCTTCGCTGCCGGGCTGGTGCTGGCCGACGCCGCGTTGAGGGCGGGCATCGCCACCGCCGAAGAACTGCGCCGCGTCGCCGAGCGCCAGTCCGGCTGGCCGTCCGGCAGCCGCGCGGTGCTCGTCGCCACGCACGCCGACGGCGCCCGCGAGTCGCCCGCGGAATCCGTCTCGTACGCCGGGTTCGTGACCGCCGGGCTCCCGCTGCCGGCCTGCAACGCCTGGATCGTCGGCCATGGCGCCGGCGGAGTGCGGGCCGACTTCCTCTGGCGGCGGCACCGGCTGGTCGGCGAGGTCGACGGGCGGGTGAAGTACGCCGACCCGTTGCGGCCCGACCACGAGAACGTGCTCGTCGACGAGAAGACGCGGCAGTTGCGGATCGAGGAGGCCGGCTACGTCGTCGTCCGCTGGACGGCGGCCGAGGCGATGGCCCGGCCGGAGGTCGTGCGGGCTCGCGTCGTGCGCCAGTCGCGGGTCGCGGCGCGGATGTACGGCGTCCCGCCCGTCGGCTGAGGCGCCGCTAGGCACGCCGGGCAGCACCCTTGGCACGCCGGGGTGCACCTGTCGCGTCCGTTTCATCCCGTTTGTGGAGCGCGCCGGCGTGCCAAGGACGCAACCTCGCACCTGGCGAGCGCGGGATCACCCCATCGCCATAGGATCGGACCCGTTCCCGACCATGGAGTCCGCCATGCCCTCGATCAGCCGCGAGGAGGTCGCGCACCTCGCGCACCTCGCTCGCCTCGACCTCGCCCCCGACGAGCTGGACCATCTGGCCGGCCAGCTCGACCAGATCCTCGGTGCGGTCGCGCAGGTCACCGAGGTCGCGGCCGACGACATCCCGCCGACGTCGCACGCGCTGCCGCTGACCAACGTGTACCGCGCCGACGAGCCGCGTCCGTGCCTGCCCGCCGAGGCCGTCCTGGCCGCCGCGCCCGCCGCCGAGGACGGCCGGTTCCGGGTGCCGCAGATCCTGGGGGAGGAGGCATGAGCGCGCTCACCCGCAAGACCGCCGCCGAGCTGGCCGCCGCCGTCAGGACCGGCGAGGTCAGCGCCGTCGAGGTCACGCAGGCGCACCTCGACCGCATCGCCGCCGTCGACGGCACCGCCGAGGCCGGCGTGCACGCGTTCCTGCACCTCGACGCCGACGGCGCGCTGGCCGCGGCCGCCGCCGTCGACGAGAAGCGCGCGGCCGGCGACGACCTCGGCCCGCTGGCCGGCGTCCCGCTGGCGCTGAAAGACGTCATCGTCACGTCCGACATGCCCACGACCGTCGGCTCGAAGCTGCTCGAGGGCTGGCAGCCGCCGTACGACGCTACCGTCACGCGGCGGCTGCGCGAGGCCGGCATCGTCATCCTCGGCAAGACCAACCTCGACGAGTTCGCCATGGGCTCGTCCACCGAGAACTCCGCGTACGGCGTCACCCGCAACCCGTGGGACCTCACCCGGATCCCGGGCGGCTCCGGCGGCGGGTCGGCCGCGGCGCTGGCCGCTTTCGAGGCGCCGCTGGCCATCGGCACCGACACCGGCGGCTCGATCCGCCAGCCGGCCGCCGTCACCGGCACTGTCGGCGTGAAGCCGACGTACGGCGGGGTCAGCCGCTACGGCCTGGTGGCCTGCGCGTCCAGCCTCGACCAAGCCGGCCCGTGCGCGCGCACGGTGCTCGACGCCGCGCTGCTGCACACCGTCATCGCCGGTCACGACCCCCTCGACTCCACCAGCATCGACCAGCCGGTGCCCGACGTCGTCGCGGCGGCCCGGCGCGGCGCCGAGGGCGACCTCACCGGCCTTCGCGTCGGCGTCGTCAAGGAGCTCGGCGGCGAGGGCTACCAGGCCGGCGTCGAGGCGCGGTTCAACGACGCCGTGGCGCTGCTGTCGAAGCTGGGCGCCGAGGTGGTCGAGGTGTCGTGCCCGCACTTCAAGTACGGGCTGCCCGCCTACTACCTCATCCTGCCCAGCGAGGTCTCGTCGAACCTGGCCCGGTTCGACGCCATGCGCTACGGCCTGCGCGTCGGCGACGACGGCACCCGCAGCGCCGAAGAGGTCATGAGCCTCACCCGCGGCCAGGGCTTCGGCGCCGAGGCCAAGCGGCGCATCATGCTCGGCACGTACGCGCTGTCGTCGGGCTACTACGACGCCTACTACGGCCAGGCGCAGAAGGTCCGCACGCTCATCGCGCGCGACTTCGAGGCCGCGTTCGCGCAGGTCGACGTGCTGGTGTCGCCCACGACGCCGACCACCGCGTTCCCCATCGGCGAGAAGGTCGACGACCCCCTCGCCATGTACATGAACGACCTCTGCACCATCCCGAGCAACCTCGCCGGCAACGCGTCGGCGTCGTTCCCGGCCGGTCTCGCCGACGAAGACGGCCTGCCGGTCGGCCTCCACGTCATGGCGCCGGTCATGGCCGACGACCGCCTGTATCTCGTCGGCGCGGCGGTCGAGGCCGCATACGCCTCGCAATGGGGGGGAACGTTGCTGGAACAGGCACCCGCGTTGGAGGGGATCGCACCGTGAACGTCAAATACCTGGCCAAGTTCGGCGGTTCGGCGCTGGGCGCGGTGGGCGCCGCGCGCAGCCTCACCAAGGCCCGTCGCGAGGGCGACAAGTTGCGCATGATCGACGCCGTCCTCAGCATCCTGTCGGTCGCCATCACCGTCGCGATCGTCGTGCGCGAGATCCGCGAGGCGCAGAACGACGACAAGCCCCTGGTCGAGCTGAAGGACGACGAATGACCGTCACCACGGCGCTGCCCTCGTTCGACGAGGCGATCGCGACGTACGAGCCCGTCATGGGCATGGAGGTGCACGTCGAGCTCGGCACCGCCACGAAGATGTTCTGCGGCTGTGCCACGGCGTTCGGCGGCGAGCCCAACTCGCAGGTCTGCCCGGTCTGCCTGGGTCTGCCCGGGTCGCTGCCGGTGGTCAACCGCACGGCCGTCGAGTCGGCCATCCGCATCGGCCTGGCGCTGAACTGCAGCATCGCCGAGTGGTGCCGGTTCGCCCGGAAGAACTACTTCTACCCGGACATGCCGAAGAACTTCCAGACGTCGCAGTACGACGAGCCCATCGCGTTCGACGGCTGGATGGACGTCACCGTCGACGGCGTCGAATACCGCATCGGCATCGAGCGGGCGCACATGGAGGAGGACACCGGCAAGTCGCTGCACGTCGGCGGCGCCACCGGCCGCATCCACGGCGCGTCGCACTCGCTGCTCGACTACAACCGGTCCGGCATCCCGCTGATCGAGATCGTCACCAAGCCGATCGAGGTGCCGCCTGCCGTCGCGCCCGCCGTCGCGCGGGCGTACGTCACCGAGCTGCGCGAGCTGATCCGCGCGCTCGGGGTCTCCGAGGCGCGCATGGAGCTGGGCCAGCTGCGGTGTGACGCCAACGTGTCGCTGCGGCTGCCCGGTGCCGCGTTCGGCACGCGCACCGAGACGAAGAACGTCAACTCGCTGCGGTCGGTCGAGCGGGCCGTCACGTACGAGATCCGCCGCCAGGCTTCGGTGCTGTCGTCGGGCGGGACGATCGTGCAGGAGACGCGGCACTGGCACGAGGACACCGGCGAGACCACGTCCGGGCGGGTCAAGGAGGAGGCCGAGGACTACCGGTACTTCCCCGAGCCCGACCTCGTCCCCGTCGCGCCGTCCCGCGAGTGGGTCGAGTCGCTGCGTCAGACCCTGCCGGAGCCGCCGTCGGTCCGACGGGCCCGGCTGCAGGCCGAGTGGGGCTTCACCGACCTCGAGATGCGCGACGTCGTCAACGCCGGCGCCCTGTCGCTGGTCGTCGACACCGTCGCCGCGGGCGCGTCGGCCGGCGGGGCGAAGAAGTGGTGGCTCGGCGAGGTCGCCCGGGTCGCCAATGAGCGCGGCGTGGCGTTGGAGGACGCGGGGATCGGCCCGGTCGAGGTCGCGCGGGTCGAGTCGCTGATCGCCGAGGGGTCGCTCAACGACAAGCTGGCCCGTCAGGTGGTCGAGGGCGTGCTGGCCGGCGAGGGCGCCCCTGATGACGTCGTCGCCGCCCGCGGCCTCGCCGTCGTCTCCGACGACTCCGCCCTCGGCGCCGCCGTCGACGACGCCATCGCCGCCCAGCCCGACGTCGCCGACAAGATCCGCGGCGGCAACCTGGGCGCGGTGGGGGCGCTGATCGGCGCCATCATGAAGGCCACCAAGGGCCAGGCCGACGCCAAGCGGGCGCGCGAGCTCATCCTGGAGCGGCTGCAGGGCTGACCGCTCGGGCATCGTCGTGACCTTTCACCGGCCGGCGCCGAGGACCCCCTCGGCACCGGCCGGGCGGCGTGTGCACGTGGTCCGGCCGGTGATCACCGGCCCGGCCGAGTGCTCCGTCGCGTGGGTGTGTCCCCGCCCGGTCAGCCGACGGGGCGGCCGTCGGGGGCGATGTCGATGACGATCTGGTCGCCGTAGGTGCGCCGCTCGGTCCGCGTCACCGTCAGCTCGTCGTCGAGCACGGGGAAGACGTGCACCGGGGTGAGGGTGATCCGGGCGATCTCGTCGCCGCCGCGGAGCCGCTCGATGTCGATCTCGAGGTGGCCGTAGTGCTTGCCGCCCGCCTCCAGCCGTGGGACGACGTCGCCGGCCACCCACTGCTCGGTCTCGCTCTGGTCGGCGGTCCACCGGCTGAACGGGTTGTAGCGCAGTGGCGCGGTGTCGAGCGTCGCGCCCTCACGGCGGACGCCGCGCAGGCCGTCGCCGGCCACACCGACGTCGTAGTAGTGGACGCCGGTGCCGTCGCCGTCCTCGTCGACGAAGCTGCGCTCGAACATCTCGCTGTGCCCGGAGATGACCGCCGCGACGCCGTACCGCTCGAACAGCGGGTGGTAGACCCGCATCGGCGTGCCGCCCTGGCCGGACGTGAGCGCGTGGTTCATCGGCAGGCCGTGCTCGCCGGAGCTGTACGGGACGTGGTGGAACTGGACGACGACGATCTGCCCGGCCGCGCGTGCCTCGGCCAGCTGTCGTTCCGCCCACGTCCACTGGACGCTGCCGGGCCCGAAGTCGGACAGGTCGGTGCCGCCGGCCGCCTCGTACTGCTCGCGGGTGAAGTTCTCCTGTGTGTCGGTGCCCGGCCCGGTGTACTCGCGGCCGGTCAGCTTGTCGTCGGCCGCGTAGTTCACCGCGGCGTCGTCGGGCTGGCCGTTGTTGCTGTCCAGCGTCAGGACGGTGACCGGGCCGTAGTCGACCCGGTAGTAGTTGTCCTGGTGCGCCGGTGTGCCGTTCGCGGGCCCGTCGAAGTAGGCGTGGAACTTCGCCCGCGACCGCACGACCGGGCTCCGGTCGTCGGGCGTGCCGTAGCCGCCGTTGAGCGCGCCGAAGCTCTCCCAGTTGCCGAACGCGGGCAGGATCGGCACCGACGTCAGCAGGTCGCCGCCGTCGCCGGCCGTGCTGCGGAAGAACTCGTCCCAGCCGGGCTGGTAGCCGCCGCCCTGGACGAGGTCGCCGGTGAACAGGACGGCGTCGGGGGAGCGCTGTTCGATGACGGCGAGGTTGCGGCGCAGCCCCTCGTCCTCGGTCAGTGGGTAGCGCAGCACCCGGGTGCCGGACAGGGTCGTCGTCCCGTGCGCCTGGTCCCAGGCCGACCCCGCCTCGGCCGACGGACGGCCGTCGGCGCCCGCGCCGGGCGCCCACTCGCGCTTCTGCACCCGTCCCAGCGGCTCGGTCTCGGAGTCGGACAGCGCGATCAGCCGGATCTGCCGCCAGTCGTCGGCCGTCGGCGCCGTCTCGAACCGGCCGCGGAAGGTCGAGCCGCCCTGCTCGACGGTGTACGTGTAGCGGGTGCCCGGCCGCAGCCCGTCGATCAGCTCGGTGTGCTTGTAGTTGTCGGCGCCGAGCAGCCACGAGCCCGGCTCCAGGCCGGGGATCAGCTGCGCCCGCTCGGCGTCGGTGTAGGCGAGCTCCGGCAGCAGCTCCCCGCCGACCTCGGTGGTCAGGCTGCCGCGGATGCCGGGGCCGCGGACGGTGAGCCGCCCGGGCTCGTCGGTCTCGGTGAACCAGGTGATCCGGATGCCCTCGCTGCTCGGACTCTGCAGGTAGGGCAGGACGCGGAAGTCGTCGGCCGGCCCCGCCCCGCCGGCCGGCGCCACGGCGCCGGCCAGCAGGATCAGGGTGGCGACCCCCGCAGCCGCGAGTCGTCCGCTCTGCCGCATGGTCGCTCCTCTCAGTGCACCAGGGTGACGTCGCCGACGACGATGCGGTGGTCGGAGAACGGCGTGGAGATCACTCGGCCGGACTCCGGGCCGACCACGAAGTGCCGGGTGTCGACGAAAATGTAGTCGATCTTCCGGTTGCTCTCGTACGGCTTGTCGTAGTTGTCGGGCAGCCCCTCCTTGCCCATCGTCCACTCGCCCTGGCGGTGCGGGCACGCCTCGGTGCCGAGGTTGAACCGGCGGATCACCGGCCACCGCACGTCGCGCCCGTCGACCTCCTCGAAGACGCCGTTGCCGCCGCAGCGCCGGTAGAAGAAGTCCAGCGACGGCAGGAACGGCAGCTCGTTGAGGTCGCCCATCAGCGCGACCGGCATCTCCTCGGCCATCGGCGTGATCGCCTCCGCGATGACCTTCGCCTGCGCGTAGTTGATCGACCGCCCGTACAGCGGGTCGTCGGCGATGTCGGGGTCGTTCGGGAACGACGTCTCGTTGATCAGCGGGAGCGGCACCTCGGTGTGCGTGACGCAGGCACGGACCGCGGTGGCGCCCGGGATGGCGACGTCGCCGCAGACCAGCTTCCGGAACCGCTGCCGGTAGTGGTAGCCGAGGTCGAGGTACGGGGTGTCGCCGAACATGACCTGCTCGGACTCGTACTTGCTGAACAGGCCCATCACGTACCAGCCGCCGGGGTTGACGACCGGGTCGTAGCAGTTCGGGATGTCGTAGTTCGTGACGACGACGTGCTCGGTCAGGTTCTCATATCCGGGCTGCGCCTTCAGCTGGTCGCGCATCGCGACCCACTGCGTGTAGCACATCTCGTTCAGCCCGACGATCTCCGCCTGCTGCTCGACGACCTTGCTCACCGCGTCGGTGACGGGCGCGCCGGTGTCGCCGCCGTTGAACCCGTTGCCGGCGAAGTTGAAGTCGAGCATGCGGACGTTGGTCTCCTGCCGCGCCGTGGTCGTCGCCGGCGTGGTCGTCGCCAGCGCGGCCGGCGTCTCCGCGGCGGTGGCCGCGAGCGGTGCGACCAGGGCTGCGCAGGCGGTTGCCGCCAGCGCTACGAGCGTGATCCTCACTCCGCCTCCAGGGTCTGGATTCCTGTCTAGACCGGTATTTTGGCGGGGAGCGTAACAGGGCGTGGCGGAGTTGACCAGAAGGGTCGCGACGGGGTGAGTCCGGCGGTCGCGGCGGGATCGCGTGGGTGGGCGGGGCGTTGGCGGCGGCCGGTGAGGGGATGTCGCCGCAGGTCAGCGTCGGTGGCGATGGCGGCGTGGTGGCGACGGTGCCCGGTCGGGGCCGTTGCTGGCGGGCGGCACGGGGTGGCCGCGACGCGGTCGTGGTGTGGCCGCGGTATGGCGGCCGTGTGGTGGCCGTGTCGTGGCGGCGGCTGTGATGGGGCGATGCTGACGTGCGCCGCTGCGGCGGAGCGGGTGCGGTGGCGGCGCGCGGGTGCGGCGGGTGCGGCGCCCGGGTGCGAGGGGCGGGAGCGAGGGGCGGCAGCGAGGGGCGGCAGCCGTACCCGCGCCGGCGGGGTGCCGCCCCGGCCGTGGTCGAGCGGCGGGCGCAGAACCTGCCCGGTGAGCGGGCCGCCCGCCGGCCGGCTGGTGGGGGTGCGGTGGCGGCTGCCGGGCGGTGGGGTGGGCCGGCCGCAGGTGCGGGGTGAGCGCGATGCTCGCCGGGTGGTGGGGCGGGTCAGCCGCCGGCCGGGCGGCTGACATGCATCTGGATGGCGTACCGGTCGCCGCGGTAGAGGGAGCGGCCGAACTCGACCACGTTGCCCATGTTGTCGACCGAGCGGCGCTCGATGAGGAACGCCGGGTCGTATCCGGGGACCTCGAGCCGCTTGGCCTCGGCCGGGCTGAGCCGCGCGATCGACACCGTCTGCTCGGCCGACTCCAGTCGCACGCCGAACACCTTGGCCAGCACGTCGTACAGCGACTCGTCGCGGTTCATGACGTCGAGCAGGCCGCCGAACCGCGCGGCCGACAGGTTGGTCCGCTCCAAGGCCATCGGCGTGCCGTCGGCGGTGCGGATGCGCTCGATGGAGTGCACCGGTGCGCCGGTCTCGACGCCCAGGCGCTCGGCGATGTCGCGGGTCGCCGGGCGGGTGCGGGCCCGGTAACTGCGCGAGCCCGGCGTCATGCCGCGGTTGCGCATGTCCTGGCTGAACGACCGGAAGATCTCCGAGTGGGTGAGCGTCGGCCGCTGCACGAACGTCCCCCGCCCGGACACCCGCCGGACGAGCCCACGCGACTCCAGCTCGTTGACGGCGCCGCGGACGGTCATGCGCGCCACCCCGAACCGCTCGGCCAGCACCCGCTCGGACGGCAGCAGCGCACCG
Protein-coding sequences here:
- a CDS encoding response regulator, coding for MTGPRVLVVDDVPALTRALAINLKARGWDVVTAADGRGALEAAARRHPDVVVLDLGLPDLSGIDVIAGLRGWTSVPIIVLSARQDSADKVRALDAGADDYVTKPFDMEELLARLRAAWRRSLPVAGGDAVVTAGELTIDLARKKVSRSGADVRLTPTEWHLLEVLVRNAGTLVSRQQLLREVWGPAYSKETGYLRVYTAQLRRKLEPDPSHPVHLITEPSMGYRFEP
- the gatC gene encoding Asp-tRNA(Asn)/Glu-tRNA(Gln) amidotransferase subunit GatC — translated: MPSISREEVAHLAHLARLDLAPDELDHLAGQLDQILGAVAQVTEVAADDIPPTSHALPLTNVYRADEPRPCLPAEAVLAAAPAAEDGRFRVPQILGEEA
- a CDS encoding type IV toxin-antitoxin system AbiEi family antitoxin domain-containing protein, with the translated sequence MTVRIGVAGVCTIAELRARGMSAGAQRHAVATGRLVRLRRGVYCDGAVWRASARRPADRHVVEACAAWLALGRRGWATGYSAAVIAGLPVPHGEPRQLRFSLPRRPHGRRAYPGMRLRTAGVDEADVLLINGVPVTAPARTALDVAREHGFAAGLVLADAALRAGIATAEELRRVAERQSGWPSGSRAVLVATHADGARESPAESVSYAGFVTAGLPLPACNAWIVGHGAGGVRADFLWRRHRLVGEVDGRVKYADPLRPDHENVLVDEKTRQLRIEEAGYVVVRWTAAEAMARPEVVRARVVRQSRVAARMYGVPPVG
- a CDS encoding metallophosphoesterase, encoding MRQSGRLAAAGVATLILLAGAVAPAGGAGPADDFRVLPYLQSPSSEGIRITWFTETDEPGRLTVRGPGIRGSLTTEVGGELLPELAYTDAERAQLIPGLEPGSWLLGADNYKHTELIDGLRPGTRYTYTVEQGGSTFRGRFETAPTADDWRQIRLIALSDSETEPLGRVQKREWAPGAGADGRPSAEAGSAWDQAHGTTTLSGTRVLRYPLTEDEGLRRNLAVIEQRSPDAVLFTGDLVQGGGYQPGWDEFFRSTAGDGGDLLTSVPILPAFGNWESFGALNGGYGTPDDRSPVVRSRAKFHAYFDGPANGTPAHQDNYYRVDYGPVTVLTLDSNNGQPDDAAVNYAADDKLTGREYTGPGTDTQENFTREQYEAAGGTDLSDFGPGSVQWTWAERQLAEARAAGQIVVVQFHHVPYSSGEHGLPMNHALTSGQGGTPMRVYHPLFERYGVAAVISGHSEMFERSFVDEDGDGTGVHYYDVGVAGDGLRGVRREGATLDTAPLRYNPFSRWTADQSETEQWVAGDVVPRLEAGGKHYGHLEIDIERLRGGDEIARITLTPVHVFPVLDDELTVTRTERRTYGDQIVIDIAPDGRPVG
- a CDS encoding GntR family transcriptional regulator, coding for MPRPRHEPNDVAPDVFTTGDRAKGAHIKDVLESLVQRSRDGALLPSERVLAERFGVARMTVRGAVNELESRGLVRRVSGRGTFVQRPTLTHSEIFRSFSQDMRNRGMTPGSRSYRARTRPATRDIAERLGVETGAPVHSIERIRTADGTPMALERTNLSAARFGGLLDVMNRDESLYDVLAKVFGVRLESAEQTVSIARLSPAEAKRLEVPGYDPAFLIERRSVDNMGNVVEFGRSLYRGDRYAIQMHVSRPAGG
- the gatB gene encoding Asp-tRNA(Asn)/Glu-tRNA(Gln) amidotransferase subunit GatB, giving the protein MTVTTALPSFDEAIATYEPVMGMEVHVELGTATKMFCGCATAFGGEPNSQVCPVCLGLPGSLPVVNRTAVESAIRIGLALNCSIAEWCRFARKNYFYPDMPKNFQTSQYDEPIAFDGWMDVTVDGVEYRIGIERAHMEEDTGKSLHVGGATGRIHGASHSLLDYNRSGIPLIEIVTKPIEVPPAVAPAVARAYVTELRELIRALGVSEARMELGQLRCDANVSLRLPGAAFGTRTETKNVNSLRSVERAVTYEIRRQASVLSSGGTIVQETRHWHEDTGETTSGRVKEEAEDYRYFPEPDLVPVAPSREWVESLRQTLPEPPSVRRARLQAEWGFTDLEMRDVVNAGALSLVVDTVAAGASAGGAKKWWLGEVARVANERGVALEDAGIGPVEVARVESLIAEGSLNDKLARQVVEGVLAGEGAPDDVVAARGLAVVSDDSALGAAVDDAIAAQPDVADKIRGGNLGAVGALIGAIMKATKGQADAKRARELILERLQG
- the gatA gene encoding Asp-tRNA(Asn)/Glu-tRNA(Gln) amidotransferase subunit GatA; this encodes MSALTRKTAAELAAAVRTGEVSAVEVTQAHLDRIAAVDGTAEAGVHAFLHLDADGALAAAAAVDEKRAAGDDLGPLAGVPLALKDVIVTSDMPTTVGSKLLEGWQPPYDATVTRRLREAGIVILGKTNLDEFAMGSSTENSAYGVTRNPWDLTRIPGGSGGGSAAALAAFEAPLAIGTDTGGSIRQPAAVTGTVGVKPTYGGVSRYGLVACASSLDQAGPCARTVLDAALLHTVIAGHDPLDSTSIDQPVPDVVAAARRGAEGDLTGLRVGVVKELGGEGYQAGVEARFNDAVALLSKLGAEVVEVSCPHFKYGLPAYYLILPSEVSSNLARFDAMRYGLRVGDDGTRSAEEVMSLTRGQGFGAEAKRRIMLGTYALSSGYYDAYYGQAQKVRTLIARDFEAAFAQVDVLVSPTTPTTAFPIGEKVDDPLAMYMNDLCTIPSNLAGNASASFPAGLADEDGLPVGLHVMAPVMADDRLYLVGAAVEAAYASQWGGTLLEQAPALEGIAP
- a CDS encoding endonuclease/exonuclease/phosphatase family protein: MRITLVALAATACAALVAPLAATAAETPAALATTTPATTTARQETNVRMLDFNFAGNGFNGGDTGAPVTDAVSKVVEQQAEIVGLNEMCYTQWVAMRDQLKAQPGYENLTEHVVVTNYDIPNCYDPVVNPGGWYVMGLFSKYESEQVMFGDTPYLDLGYHYRQRFRKLVCGDVAIPGATAVRACVTHTEVPLPLINETSFPNDPDIADDPLYGRSINYAQAKVIAEAITPMAEEMPVALMGDLNELPFLPSLDFFYRRCGGNGVFEEVDGRDVRWPVIRRFNLGTEACPHRQGEWTMGKEGLPDNYDKPYESNRKIDYIFVDTRHFVVGPESGRVISTPFSDHRIVVGDVTLVH